The genomic window CGCTGCTGGTCCACTATTCCACCGATTATGTTTTTGACGGCACAAAGAGCGGTCCATGGCTGGAATCGGACGCGACTGGCCCCTTGAATGTTTATGGCAGAAGTAAGCTGGCCGGCGAAGAAGCCATCCAGAGGGTCGGCGGGAGATATTTCATCTTCCGGACGAGCTGGGTCTATGGTCCGCATGGCAGCAATTTTCTGCTGACAATGCTGCGACTGGGCAGAGAGAGGCCCCAGTTGCGCATTGTCGATGACCAGACGGGCGCACCGACCTCTTCCATCGAGATTTCCCGGGCGACACTTGCGGCACTCAAGCGCGCGTCGGATGCGCCTTCGGGAATTTACCATATGAGCTGCGGCGGGTGGACCTCCTGGTATGGCTTTGCCTGTGCCATCTTCAGGCAGGCGGGCACCTCCGCGGAGCTGCTTCCGATTCCTTCGGAGCAATATCCGACCCCGGCCAGGCGTCCACGGAACTCGGTCCTCAGCAATGAAAAGCTGCGGGCCGTCTTTGGAGTGGAACTGGCGGGCTGGGAAGAGGCATTGCAGGAAGTTTTTCCAAGGCTTTGATGCCTGGGTGTCCTCCTCCATTCAAGTTTCTCCCGCAAGCGACGATAACCAGGACATGGGAACCGTTGGCCTCTCCTTTGGATCTCCTACGGGCGGAAGCGGGTTTGATGTCACGTCCACGGTCAACCAGATCGTGACGAACATGCAGGCGATTGAGACGCCGTGGAAGAACCAGCTGACTACGCTCCAGAATAAAGACACAGCGCTGACCACGATCGGGACCGATCTCAGCTCTCTGACGACTGCGCTCCAGTCGCTTACGGATTTTTCCGGGGTCCTTTCGCAGAAAGAGGGCTCCAGTTCGGACACCAGCGTATTGCAGCTGACCTCGGCAGCATCGAGTGCCGTGGCCGGCACCCACACGGTCACCGTGCAGTCGTTGGCCCAGACGGCCTCCTATGTCACAGGAACGATTGCGAACGCCAGTGATACCCTGAGCGGCAGCCTGAGCATCGGGGGACAGTCGATTGATGCAAGCGGTATGACGCTCTCTTCTCTGGCGGCCGCGATCAATGGCGGCGGCTACGGCGTCTCTGCCAACCTCATTACAGATTCTTCGGGCACGCGGATGGTGCTGGTCAGTCAGACAAGCGGCGCTGCCGGCAATCTTTCCATCTCCAGCAGTCTGCAGGATGGATCGACGGCCATCGGAATCACCCAGTCCCAGACCGGGCAGGACGCGCAGCTTACGGTGGATGGGGTCCAGATGACCAGCTCGTCGAACACCGTGACCAATGCCATCCAGGGGGTGAGTTTTCAGCTGCTTAGCGCAGCGGCCGGGGAGCAGGTGCAGGTCATCATCACCAACAACAACAGCGCGATTGAATCGGCCATGAGCACATTTGTGAGCGCCTACAACAAAGTGGTGGGCGACCTGAATACCCAGGAGGGGAAGGACTCATCAGGAAACGCCGAGCCGCTTTTTGGCAGCTCTGTGTTGGCCACGCTCCAGGAAAACCTGCAACAGGCACTGGTTTTTACCCAGGCGGCAGGAAATGGGGCGATTACCTCGATCACACAGCTTGGCATCAGCGTGAACAATGACGGCACACTGTCACTGAACACGGACACTCTTGATAGCGTGCTGAATACGAACTTCAATGATGTGGTGAGCTTTTTTGAACCAAGCGTCACCTATACCTCGTTCGGGGGCAATTTCAACAATGTGCTGAACAACCTTGGCAATCAGGCCCCGGATGGTCTGGTGTATCTGGCCCTGCAGGAGGATGCCAGTACGGAGAACGAGCTGAATACAAACATCAGCAATGAGGAGACTTTGATCAGCGCGCAGAAGACGCAACTGACCACAGAGCTGAACGAGGCCAACTATATTCTGACTTCCATCCCACAGGAGCTGGACCAGATCAACGAGATATACAGCGCCATTACCGGTTATAACCAGAAGGGCTAGGCCCCATGCAGAACAGACATTATCACCAGCAGTCGC from Pseudacidobacterium ailaaui includes these protein-coding regions:
- the rfbD gene encoding dTDP-4-dehydrorhamnose reductase, with product MTGQKVLLLGAGGQVGTELRRSFSGAPELLACGRQQADLSRPEKLRDLVREFRPDVILNAAAYTAVDRAESEPDLAMMVNAAAPGVLAEEAARLGALLVHYSTDYVFDGTKSGPWLESDATGPLNVYGRSKLAGEEAIQRVGGRYFIFRTSWVYGPHGSNFLLTMLRLGRERPQLRIVDDQTGAPTSSIEISRATLAALKRASDAPSGIYHMSCGGWTSWYGFACAIFRQAGTSAELLPIPSEQYPTPARRPRNSVLSNEKLRAVFGVELAGWEEALQEVFPRL
- the fliD gene encoding flagellar filament capping protein FliD is translated as MGTVGLSFGSPTGGSGFDVTSTVNQIVTNMQAIETPWKNQLTTLQNKDTALTTIGTDLSSLTTALQSLTDFSGVLSQKEGSSSDTSVLQLTSAASSAVAGTHTVTVQSLAQTASYVTGTIANASDTLSGSLSIGGQSIDASGMTLSSLAAAINGGGYGVSANLITDSSGTRMVLVSQTSGAAGNLSISSSLQDGSTAIGITQSQTGQDAQLTVDGVQMTSSSNTVTNAIQGVSFQLLSAAAGEQVQVIITNNNSAIESAMSTFVSAYNKVVGDLNTQEGKDSSGNAEPLFGSSVLATLQENLQQALVFTQAAGNGAITSITQLGISVNNDGTLSLNTDTLDSVLNTNFNDVVSFFEPSVTYTSFGGNFNNVLNNLGNQAPDGLVYLALQEDASTENELNTNISNEETLISAQKTQLTTELNEANYILTSIPQELDQINEIYSAITGYNQKG